The genomic segment CCCGCCATCTCCGCTCGCCCCATCCTAGGCGTGGTCGGTTAGGGACTCGGGCTGCCGAGAGCCGGCTCTGCGGCCTCCAACCGCCCTCTGTCTCCCGCTCCCAGGCTCCCTCTGACTGCGGCGCGCCATGCCCCTCAGCCTCTTTCGGCGCCTTCTCCTCGGCGCCCTGCTGCTGGTGATAGTCTGGGCCCTCTTCGGGCCCTCGGGCCTCGGGGAGGAGCTGCTGAGCCTCTCGCTAGCGTCGCTGCTCCCAGCACCGGCCTCGCCGGGGCCGCCCCTGGCCCTGCCGCGTCTCCTGATCCCCAACGAGGACGCCTGCGGTGGCCCCGGCGCCCCTCCCTTCCTGCTCATCCTGGTGAGCACGGCCCCCGAGAACCTCAACCAAAGAAACGCCATTCGGGCCTCGTGGGGCGGGCAGCGCGAGGCCCGAGGGCTTAGGGTGCAGACTCTCTTCCTTCTGGGAGAGCCTGGCGGGCGGCATCCCGCCCGGGGCTCCCTTGAGAACGACCTGGAGCGGGAGTCAGTGGCCCGCGGGGACATCCTGCAGGCGGCCTTCCAGGACTCCTACCGCAACCTGACCCTCAAGACGCTCAGCGGGCTGAGCTGGGCGGACAAACACTGCCCCCGGGCCCGCTACATCCTCAAGACCGACGACGATGTGTTTGTCAACGTTCCGGAACTGGTATCCGAGCTGGTCCGGCGAGGGGGCCGTTGGGAGCAATGGGAGAGGGGCATGGAGCCCCAGAGAGAGGCGGAGGCTGGAgatggagggtgggaaggaggcagccCCACCCCGGTGCGCCAGCCCATGCCGCTTCTGTACCTGGGCCGCGTGCACTGGCGGGTGCACCCCTCTCGGACTCCAGGGGGCAAGCACCAGATCTCAGAGGAGCAGTGGCCGGCCACCTGGGGCCCTTTCCCACCCTACGCCTCGGGCACAGGATATGTGTTGTCAGCTTCCGCTGTGCAGCTCATCCTCCAGGTGGCCAGCCGGGCACCCCTTCTGCCACTGGAAGATGTCTTTGTGGGGGTAAGTGCCCGACGAGGAGGCCTCACCCCAACCCACTGTGTCAAGCTGGCTGGTGCCACCCACTATCCCTTGGACCGGTGCTGCTACGGGAAATTCCTGCTGACGTCCCACAGGTTGGACCCCTGGAAGATGCAGGAAGCCTGGAAGCTGGTGGGCGGCTCCGAGGGGGAAAGGACTGCGCCCTTCTGCTCCTGGCTCCAGGGAGTCCTGGGCATCCTGCGGTGTCGGGTAATAGCCTGGCTTCACAGCTGAGAGGACCCGGGCCATTGGAGAGGAGTGAGGAGCGGAGGgaccagccagctcccccaccttcctcccggGCCCGAGGCGTCTGGCTGCAACTGGACAGCTTCCTTAAACAAGATGCGCAGTCTGTCACTGAAGCCTGAAGGATTCAGGGGAAACCCAGGGTCGGCCTGCCAGCCCCAAAGATGCTCCTCAGGAGAGGAAAACAATGCTGCGGTCATCCCCCAtcacggcaggaggggcaggagcccCTCAATAAATTGGTCTTTCTACTTCCTCGAGTGCAGTGTGGTCCGCACCAGGAGTCCCGGCACAcagcctgggggcctgggccctgccagcCCGCTGGTGGGAAGCACATCCCCAGGGACTCGGGAGAGCGCAGCCTCTCTGAGGAGAAGGGCCCCTAGCGAGCAAAGATAAGGCCACAGCAACCACAAGatacggggtggggggagcggcgGGACACGTGACCACTTGGAGCCTAGAGCAGCCCCATGCTGGGCAAAGGAAGGGGACAGGTACACAGGATGATCCAGACACATTATCCGAAAACGTCACTGCTTTAATGCCTACCCCGGAGCCAGCTGTCTAGTCCCAGCTGGGGAAGGGGCACCTGCCCCTCCTCATTCCAGGGACAGGAATTCCCCCACAGGTGATCTTGGGGAGAGTGCTGTTCCCAGGCCATCTTGGGGCCTGGCTCAGCGCACAAATCTGTCCAGGGCAGATGGCCGGGCCCCCACGGGCTTGGCTGCCTTCTCTTGcttctgtggctgctgctccagGCTCTGTCGGACTTTGTCCTGGGAAGATAGGGGGCAAAGTGAGAAGTGGCAGAAGGAGGGTACAGCCTGTgggaggcctggcccagccccaaatGCTCCTTTACCCTGTGTTCCTCGTCCAtgaccttcctcttcctcttcaccaGGCTTGCTGTCGAGCTTCGGCCCTTCAGCTTTGGCTTTGGCTGGAACGGAGCCTTGGACTCTGGGTCGtagccctggggaaggggccaggggagaagTCTGTAACAGCCTCAGAGACAGGGAACTGTGGCAGCACCCACTGCTGTACCACACTTCCGGGATGTGGTGGGTGAGGCTGCGCCTGGGACTCGGGTCTGCTCCCTACCAGCCTCTCTATCCGTTCCTTCTTTGCCTGCTCCAGAGAGATGACATCAACCTCTGCCAGGGCTCGTGGGTCCAGACAAATGAGCTCTGCAGGAACCTGGAGGCGTCAGAGAGGGACAGGAATGGTGAGGAGGGTGACCCCAAAGGGGGACTGAAGCCAGGCTGGTTGCTGAATCCAACTCTCCAAGACCCCCAGTGTGAGCGCTTCCCTCAACCCCAACCCCAGTCCCCACGTCCCCACGTCCTCACCTTCTCCAGCAGGGCCTTCACCTCCCACTCCTGCCTCTGCTTCCGGCTCCGGTACGGATTACTCTCCAGGCCATCGAAGTTGGGCTCAGcagcccctgggggaggggagagcgtgGAGCCATAAACAAGAATCCAGTTCAGCATTCCAGCCTGACCAGCCCCCTGCTCCCGGCTACCTCAGGCCCCCCCCTTGGCCCACTCACCAGGGACCAGCATGCTGGTGATGCCCCCgctgtgccccacccccagcacgtCTTCAAAGGGGCAGAACTGAAGGCCGTGCACGTGGCCTGAGAGCCGGTGGGTGAGATAGGGCTTCTCCAGGGAGGGTGGGCTGgccttgccctgccctgcccatatGTTGACCACATCACCCATTCCCGCGGCCAGCAGTCCCCGCTGGGAGAAGGCCAGCTGCCCCGCTCCCTGGGGCAGGGTCCGCGCACTCAGAGGCTGGAACTTCCCTCGCAAGTCAAAGATCTTCAGCTGGTGGTCCAGGCCAGAGGTGGCCATGTGCCTGGGGGAGTAGGGAGGACCAATTACTTTGGAGTAAGGGGTAGCAGTGAGCGGGCCTGTGGCCGAGTCCAGGCATCAAGTTTGGTTGGGGAGAAAAAAGACTGATGGTAACCACAACCACCACACCGAACACTGCAAACAGCCTCCTGCCACACGTCACGCAACTCTACTAGGCTGTATTTCCCTTTGACAAATGAGGACACAAgctcagagaaaggaaagcaggGCGAGAGGTAGATCTAGGATCCAAGGCACCTATTCAAGACGTGAACCAAAGGGAGAGTGCCCATGACGTGGACCTAAATCACGTCCCACTGCACAGACGGCAGCACGCGGCTCAGCAAaggggagggccagggagggtggaCTGCAGTGGTCAGGAGGCCTTCCTGGGGAGACCGGGATATGAGCCGTTCTCAGAATTCTCCAGAAAGCAGGAGCAGACACAGCGGGTACAAATGATGAGCAGGAGAGGGGAGGCGGAGGGGTGTTTCCAGGTCTGGCAGGTGTTTCCAGGGTCAGCAGGGGACAAGTTGCAGGGACTCTGTCAAGTCAGACTGGGACTCCAACGCCCCAGCCGTACCCTCTGGCCATCGCAAGCCACCACGGAAGATGGCACGGACCTGAGGAAACCTTAGCCAGTCATGCAGCCACCTGCTAGAGGGCCCGACTCGACCCCCTTCCCAGAGCAGGGCTGGGTCGCTGACCAGGTCCTCTCAAGGAACCGGGCACTGCACAGCTCCTTTATTTTCCcaggctgcctttctgcctgTGTTCAAGCTGCTCCTCAGCGAGGGAGGCTGCAGAGGAgccagccaggccaggagacGCACGTTTGCAAAGGGCCACGGTTGCTCGCTCTCGCTGTGGCtgagcccaggaggaggggactgAAGAGTTCCTCGGATCAAAGGGCCCAGCTGGATACTTCTGACAAGACTCTCAGGGCCAGCTCCACCCAAGGGCTCCTGGCACAGGGCCACACCCGTCAGCGCACCAACTCCGGGCACATCCTGACTCCTCACCCACCGCTGGGAACCTCTGCAAATACCAGGTGCGCATGCCGGCCACACTACCATGTGACTAAGCGTGGTAAACAGTCCAGCTTTAAGAACCCAATCCCAATTGGAATCCAGTTCCAAAAAGCCTCTTATGGAAGACGGCGATCCTCATCTctggagccctgagccctgcGGAGGACCTGGGGGCTGGACCTGCGGTCAGAGACCGGAGCCACTCAGCACTGGTGCTGAGCAAAGCTCAGTGAACGAGCTCATTAAGCCCCCGAAGAGGAGCAGCTGAACAGGCAGCCCGGAAGGCAAACTACAGAAGGCAGCGAGCCCGGGCCGGGCCTCGCACTGGCCAGGCAGGCCCAGCTATGGGTCCAAAGAGGCAGAACCAACTCACTTGGCACCAAAGATACAACTCTGGGAGTCTAAGGGGTCCGAGCCACTGGAGACTTTCATTAGGTGGGGCCACTtcgtttttccttttcctgatttCCTTTCAAACAACTTACAAATATAGTTGCGTAGTTTCTATTTAACGTAGAGGGTTCTTGAGCAGCGGGTGAGAGGACAGCAGCCTGTGGGGAAGGTTGTTCTGACAACGCccggggagcaggcaggagggaggcttgaggcTGGAAGCAGCTGAGAGCACCGCACAGGCCACTGAGCCAGCGAGGGTGCAGGGGACCTGTGAGGGACAGGCAGCCAGGACCTCACGGGCTCGTGAACAGCAGAGCTGGGCACCCAGACGGCGCTCGGCAAACAGTGCTTTTGAATTCTCCTCCGGGTGGCTAAGGAACACGGGGCTGTGTAGCTAGCTAGTGGTGTCCAAGAAGTCAGATTGTGTGCGACAGGAAAATGTGGCAGAAAAGGAGCAGGCAAGGAGGAGCCTGGGAGTTGGGTGTCCGATCCAGTGATGGCACATCAAGTCTGGGGTGACAGAGACAACTGAGTAGCACCTGGATGCCCCACCTGGCCAATCACTCATCCCTGAAAACGACTGCCACCTGTTTTTGTGAAGGAAGTGTAAGTGCAACACTGCAGCAAGGCAGACTCATTCATCCTTATGCCCCAGAACCTTAGCACAGAGCCCAGCGAAGGCCCGATGAATGAAAGgaattagaagaaaacacaggaatcTGTGTGAAAAACTCTCcgacagatacacacacacacacacacacacacacacacacacacacaccagacagaACAGCTGTGAAATGCAAATACCCTCAGGAAGCACAGAAATTCCAAGCAaacccacctccctgccctcaccccagccGGACCTAAAGGGAACGGTGTGTTCACAGACGGCGACGGTGAAGGCAGTGCTCCCTGCTCACTGGCTCCATGCTAAGCTCTGTGTGCCCGAACTCGCTTTACCGTCTacgacagctttttttttttttttttgctatctacatactttatttatttttaatttatttactgactaaggtattacatatgtgtccttatccccccattgcccctcccaaccccccactcaaacctcagagggaaggtaggggagggtgggggtgagggggagagatcaaccgtcTACAACAGCTCAGCCCAGGACTGGCAAACTGGCCAAACAAATCCGGCCCACCACCTACAGCTGAGAATGATTTGTACGCTAAgtggttgggaaaaaaaaaatcaaatgaatatttcaagcccagctagtgtggctaaATGATTGAGCATCAgtaggtcacggtttgattcctggtcagggcacatgcctgggttgcgggcacgaTCCTGGTGTGGGGCACTGattaatgagtctctctcatcattgatgtttctatctctctcccttcctctctgaaatcaatcaaaatatactaaaaaaataaataaacaaaaggccctaagcagtttggctcagtggacagagcattggcctgtggactgaagggtcctaggctcgattccggtcaagggcatgtatcttggttgcaggcacattcccagttgggggtgtgcaggaggcagctgattgatatttctctctcatcgatgtttctaactctctatcagggtggggggcgtggcctgaagtcccctgtcaagcc from the Eptesicus fuscus isolate TK198812 chromosome 10, DD_ASM_mEF_20220401, whole genome shotgun sequence genome contains:
- the B3GALT4 gene encoding beta-1,3-galactosyltransferase 4 isoform X1 is translated as MPLSLFRRLLLGALLLVIVWALFGPSGLGEELLSLSLASLLPAPASPGPPLALPRLLIPNEDACGGPGAPPFLLILVSTAPENLNQRNAIRASWGGQREARGLRVQTLFLLGEPGGRHPARGSLENDLERESVARGDILQAAFQDSYRNLTLKTLSGLSWADKHCPRARYILKTDDDVFVNVPELVSELVRRGGRWEQWERGMEPQREAEAGDGGWEGGSPTPVRQPMPLLYLGRVHWRVHPSRTPGGKHQISEEQWPATWGPFPPYASGTGYVLSASAVQLILQVASRAPLLPLEDVFVGVGPLEDAGSLEAGGRLRGGKDCALLLLAPGSPGHPAVSGNSLASQLRGPGPLERSEERRDQPAPPPSSRARGVWLQLDSFLKQDAQSVTEA
- the B3GALT4 gene encoding beta-1,3-galactosyltransferase 4 isoform X2, which produces MPLSLFRRLLLGALLLVIVWALFGPSGLGEELLSLSLASLLPAPASPGPPLALPRLLIPNEDACGGPGAPPFLLILVSTAPENLNQRNAIRASWGGQREARGLRVQTLFLLGEPGGRHPARGSLENDLERESVARGDILQAAFQDSYRNLTLKTLSGLSWADKHCPRARYILKTDDDVFVNVPELVSELVRRGGRWEQWERGMEPQREAEAGDGGWEGGSPTPVRQPMPLLYLGRVHWRVHPSRTPGGKHQISEEQWPATWGPFPPYASGTGYVLSASAVQLILQVASRAPLLPLEDVFVGVSARRGGLTPTHCVKLAGATHYPLDRCCYGKFLLTSHRLDPWKMQEAWKLVGGSEGERTAPFCSWLQGVLGILRCRVIAWLHS